The following is a genomic window from Clostridium fungisolvens.
ATTTTTATTCTAAACAATTAAGAAACACAGATGGCGTTTTTGTGGATAAAAAGAATTTATCAGAAGGGAATAGCGAATTCAATCTTATCGATAAAGACAAAAAATTTAAATTTTCTGATCAAGCTTTAATGATGGTTGCATATTACCTTTATTGGAACATATGTACATTTGATGAGGATAGAGAAATGTATAAGGATTTTTCTCTAGACATATTAAATATGTTTATAAACTATAAGGAAGAAATTTACGACTTATCCTTCCAGGAATGCTGCAAGATTTGTTTTGCATTCAATGTTCTTTACAAGTATTCCAATAATAATGATGTAAAATTATTCTTAATTGATATTACAGATTATTTAATAGACAAATACAATGAGAAGAATTACATCCTAGATAATTTAGATTACTCTTGCTTAATGGCAATAAATCTTCATTTATCTTATAAGAATACAGGAATTGAATCTTTTAAAGATAATTTCTTGCAAATTAGCGAGAGACACAAAAGATTATTTGATGATAATTCAGGAATCTTTTTGAAGCCAATGGAAAAGAAGGATATAAAATATGATTGCACTGAAGTGAATAATTATATGATAAATATGCTTCTTTATGAAGAATATGAATCTTCAAGAGATTTTAAGGCTATGATTTCTACACTATTTAGACAGTTTTATATCACTTCAGGACTTGTTATTTCTTGGCCTGATGCCCCATCATTAGATAGCGATGAGAGATATAAGAATCTAACTCTTAACTCAGCTGATCTTATTGACGAATCAATGTTTAGAGTTAGTACTACTCCATCACCAGACACCACTGGCACAGCCCCAATATTCTTAAAGAAAATTGCATATTCAAAAAAGAAGGAAAACTTCACAACCACTAAGATAACTTTTGATAGTGCAAAGAATTTAACTAACTTCTTTAACATAATATTTCTATTCAAAGATACTATTCTAAAATCTTTTTTCTTCACCGAAGATACATTCCCTAAAGAAAAAGTAGAAGTAGGAAATAGCGAAAATAAAGAGTTAGATATTACAGACGAGATAACTGATGATATTAGCAATAAACTTTAAAGAGGAGCATAACTTTGCTCCTCTTTTTTTGCTTCAAAACTGATAGTATATATCTATAATTAAATAATTGATTTATTTATAAATTATTATAATTATTTAATATTCTAATCACCAGAATTAACTTCCAATTGGTTAAGATTTAAAATTCCATCTTTACTAAAGGTTATACTTTTCACCTTATCAGACTTAACACAAATTAGATTATTAAAAAGTAATGGTACTATATAGTTATTATCCCTTAATAGTTTCACAAGACTTTTATTTTTACTATCTACAGTTTCATCTTTCTTTAAGGTATTTGTGGATATCATATCATTAATATCTTTATTATCTATAGTTTTCCCCTTATTATTTGCAATCCACTTATTCACTAACTGACCGTATGTGTCAGAACTAGACGTTATATCTTCTAGCAATAATTCATAATCACCAGTGGACACAGCCTTCTTTAATTGATCTTTATCTAATAGATTGTATTTTACGGTTATATTATATATGTCTTTAAGATTTTTTGATATGAATTCACATATACTTTTATTCTCATCACTTTTTAAACATACTAACCTTAAAACATCACCCTCATAGCTTGATTTACTAAGCAGATTACTAACTTGTTCCTTAATTGAATCTAAGTTTTTCGAATCATCTGCAATAGTGGAGCTTACAATACTTTCATTTGATTTCAATGCTTTTCTCTCTAACTCCCCTAGAGCTAGCTGAAATCTATCTTCTTTTACTAAAGAATTACCTGTTATAGTATTCAAAATAGACTTCTCTAACGCTCTTCTCATGCTCAGATTGGTCTTATTATTCTTAGTATCCGGATTAAATTCTATAACCTTCATAGTATCATTAGGAAATATCTCCACTAGATTTTTAGACGATAACCTAGATATCTCACTGTTAGGGATGTTTAATATTATATCTACATCCTTTTTAGATTCAAAATCTGCTAATGCAAGTTCAGCACCAGTGAATACTTTTAATATTATTTTTTTTGCATTTGTACTTTTTTTGTTCCAATACTTTTCATTAAGATCTAGTTCTATTTCCTTATCCTCATTTACATTTTTTATTGCATATGCCCCCGAGTATTTAATGGAGGAAAATTTTTCTTTATAGTTATCTAAATTATCATCAAGCTCTCTAAGTTTAAAATATCCCTCAGACAGCTTCTTTAAGAAACTATCATCTCTTACATTCATTCTGAACTTTATCACATTTCCATCTTCTTTTGATATGGCAACATTTTTTTCAAAAGTGCCTTTTCCTTCATGATAGTCTTTTACTCCATATACATTATAGAGCTCACTTACGTATTCATCCTTATTTTTATTTGATGTAATGCTCTTAAAAAACTTCAAAAAATCATCTGCTGTTATTCTATTACCATTGCTCCAATAAATATTATTTCTTAGTTTAAAAATATATTCTAGTCCATCTTTACTTACTGAATAGGACTCTGCAAGATCTGGCACTATATCACCATTTTCATTTTCACTGACTAATCCATCAAAAATTGAATAAATAAAATCCTTGTCCCGAAGACTTAATTTATTAGTTATGTTTATAGAATCAGGAAACTTTTCTACGGCATAGGTTATCGAATTACTATCAGTAATATTATTATTTTTTGGTATTATATTAGTACAACCTTGCAAGGTAACAACAACTATAATTAATATCAATAGTTTGGAAAGCTTTCTTTTCATCAATATACTCTCCTTTAAGAAATATATATCTGAATTATGTCCAAACATTAATAATATTAATCATACCGGCAGATATCTATTGAAATCTAATTTATCATATTTTAAATGTTCATTATACTTTTTTTTACTCCATATTTGTCTTTTCAGAAAGGCCTTGCTATCTTCTAAAAAAACTTTAGGATAAGATAACTTCCAATTGTTCAATTTATATATTTCTGCTTGAAAAACTCCTGTAGTAATAAAATAAGCTTTATCCACTTCCATAAGCTCTACTAAATCTATGAAACTATTATAATCTTCTTTAAATACTACTAAGGTTTTATTAAACTTCAATAAAACTTTTTCTCTTTTTCCTATAAGCTTTATTTCAAGAGTTAATCTATCTTTAATAATTACTTCGTATTGTATCCCATATATCCAACAGTTCTTCGTCAAATTTTTAAATACCACATCTATCGGTACTCTTTTAAACTTTAATATTGCTTTATCTAATGACTCTTTATGAAGCTTATAATATATTGAACTGATTACCCCAACATTGCCTCCAAATTCTTAATTTATCATATTATAGGATATGCTACATATCCATTACAAACTACATTTTAATTAAATTTATCAAAATAAAAATTTACAAACTTGATAAAATTTCTTAAACAGATTATTATAGTATTATAATTTATGTATATGATTACTAAGTCTACATATAAGTTAGTACCAAATTTAATTATAAAGTTATTTAAAGATGAAACACTTCAATCCAAAATCTTTTTTTAACCCCCTCACAGCTTGAGGTTAGGTAATTTAGAAATATGAAGTTTATTACGAAGTGGTACATCCATATATTCAAAAATAGCATAATATATTTACGGAGGTTTTGGTAATGTTACTTGCAATAGAGATAATTGGTGTGTTATGTATGGTTACTATAATTTTTGTGGCAATTTGGGGATTTATAATAGCTAAATATGCTTATAGCCAAATAAAATATCAAAACTATCTATTAGAAAAACTTACTCAAAATATTTATCTATTAGTGACAAAAAACAAAAGTCTATCGGAGATAATTGGCGATACTAATACTAATAATATAAATGAAAACAAAAAAACAGATGGTGAAATCTAACCATCTGTTTTTTGGTTAACTCATAGTACGAAATTAAGTGGCTATGCATCCAATGCTTTAATGAGCTTACGCAAAGAATTAATATGATTTTTTCATATTCCATGGCTAAAACTGTAAACTCACTACGTTCGAACAGTACAGTTTTTTAACGCCATTCCATCTGAAAAAATCATTTAATTCTAATTGCTCGCTCATATAGCATCTCCTGCATAACCACTTAATTTCAACAATAGTCTTAAACATAGCCTTAATGTAAGATAATATTACTATTATCTTACATACATGCTCATAAAAAATATTGAGATTGAGGCTATTATAAAGCATATCACTGGATATGTTATCCTTTTGCTACCTTTTTCAAATAGATAAAATCTAATACCCCATAAAATCATAGTGGCACATAGACCTATCTGTATTGGGTAATACGAGTTAAAAATTTCAGATATATAAATAAACTGATAGGTTGTAAGTAAAGTAAGAATTATATTTATACTTGTAAGCACAGCTGCCAACGGACTTAATATAGTTATAACTCTTTTCATTTTACCCCCCTATAAGACTGTTAAAGTCATCCTCTGATAAGATAGTCAATCCAAGTTCTAAAGCCTTTGTATACTTTGAACCAGCATCTTCTCCAACTATTACATAGTCAGTCTTTTTACTAACGCTTCCTGAAACTTTTGCACCGAGTGATTCCAACTTATCTTTTATTTCTGTTCTGCTATATGATGCTAGTGAACCTGTAACAACAACAGTCTTTCCTTCAAAAGGATTTTCCTTAACTTCTGATTCCTCAAACTTAGGTTTTACACCGAGTGTAAGCAGCTCATTTATAGTTGTTATGACCTTTTCTTCTGAAAAGAAATCTATTATGCTCTTTGCAACTATACCACCTATATCACTAACACCTATAAGTTCTTCATAAGTTGCTTTTTCAATGTTCTCTATGTTTTTAAATCTCTTAACAAGATCCTTTGCAGTTTTAACACCTACATTTGGTATACCTAATGCATATATAAATGAATGTAACTGACAATCTTTACTTTTTTCCACAGCATTAAGTAGATTTTGGGCCTTTTTATCCCCAAACTTCTCAAGAGTTAACAGACTTTCCTTTTCAAGTTTATATAAATCTGTTATAGATTTGATATCAAGCTTTTCAAATAATTGTTCTGCAGTCTTTTCTGAAAACCCTTCAATATTCATAGCTTCTCTTGAAGCATAATGGACTATAGTTTTAACCATTTGTGGTTTACAGGACAAAGTATTATCACAGAAATAATGTGCTCCATTAAGCACTATATGGCTGCCGCAAGCAGGACATGTTGTTGGAGGTACAATTTCTTCTGTATCTTCATTAAGCTCCCCAGCAACTCCCATTATCTCAGGAATTACGTCGTTGGATCTTCTAACAAATACTTCAGCCCCTATTCGCACTCCTTTTCTTCTTACATCGTCCATGTTATTAAGTGTAGCTCTCTTTACTGTAACCCCTGCTAACTCTACCGGTTCTAATAATGCAGTAGGACTAACTCTTCCACTTCTTCCAACATTCCATTCTACATCCAATAGTTTTGTTGTTGCTTCTTGTGCTTCGAATTTAAAAGCAATCGCCCATTTAGGAAACTTGATTGTATAGCCAAGCAATTCCCTAGTCCTCATATCATCAATAGCAACAACGGCTCCATCTATATCATAGTTAAGTTCAAATCTTATATTTTTTATATATTCTATTTCATTCTCTATCTCTTCCATGTTATGACATACCTTCATATAATCATCCATTGGAAATCCTTTTTCCTTTATAAAACTCATCATTTCTTTGTAGGTCTTGAAAGGATTTCCTTCTTTATAACCTACATCGTAGAAAAAGGCTGATAGATTTCTTTTTGCAGTTTCTTTTATATTAAGGTTTCTAAGCGCTCCAGCTGCACCATTTCTTAAATTTTTTAAAGGAACTTCTGATACTTGGTTATACTTATCAAAAGCTTCTTTAGTCATTATAGCTTCACCATGAATCTCTAAAACATCATTACAGCTTATTTTAAGTGGAAGAGACTTTATGGTTTTTGTCTGTGCAGTTACATCTTCACCTATTTCACCGGTGCCTCTTGTTGCTGCCTTTATAAGTACCCCATTACTGTCATAAGTACAGTTTATGGTTAGGCCATCAAATTTCTTAGTAACTATATATCTTATAGCTGGAAGTTTATCCTCATGGGTTCTATTATAATCATCAATAAACTTAATATTTCTATTATGCCACTCTCTAAGTTCTTCTACAGTTTGAGCCTTATCTAGGCTCCATAATCTTGCTTTATGAGTATATTTAGAAAACTCTGCAAGAGCAGTGTCACCAACTCTTTGGCTCGGAGAATATGGAAGTATATAAGAAGTTTCTTTTTCAAGAGTAACTAATTCATCATATTTTTTATCATAGTCTTTATCTGATACTGAAGGGTTACTTAATGTATAATATTCATACGCATACCTATTTAACTCTTCTACCAACTCATCTATTCTCTTTATTTTATCCATGAAAGCACCTCTCAATCTAACTGAGCTTTAAACTATAGGATTCTCTCGTTCATAATTAATATCCTACAATCAAAAATTCATCTCATATTTAAATAACTTTTTATAAAAGCTCTAAAGGAGCAAAGCTTAATAATAAAGTTTTTATACCTTGACTATCAAAAGCTATTGTGAGCTTAAGATCATCACCTTCATTTATTGTCTTTATAATAGTTCCTACACCAAACTTTGGATGCCTTATTTTTCTTCCCATAGTGGCTTCATTCTTTGTAAGCACTCCTCCTGAGCTGCTATCTAATGTTTCTTTTAATTTTCTAGCTGCATCAAGCATTGTTTCTTTTGAGCCACCTCTATTTGAAGAATAGTTATTATTATAATCACTTCTTAAGCTATGTGGATTTCTGTTAAAATCCCTTCCACCATAGCTTGATGAAGCCATCATAGAACTTCTTGTAGAAAGACCTGCACTTGTATTTCCTTTTACAAAATCCTTCAACTCTTTAGGAATTTCTGCTATAAAATCAGATTGTGGATATGCCACAGTTCTTCCGAAAACTTTTCTAACTTCTGCTGAAGTCATATAAAGTACATTTCTTGCTCTGGTTATTCCAACATAACATAGTCTTCTTGATTCTTCCATTTCACTTTCCGAATCAAAGGATGCTGTACCTGGGAATATTCCATTTTCCATACCAACCATAAATACCACAGGGAACTCTAACCCCTTAGCTGAGTGAACAGTCATCATAACTAAAGTATCTGCATTTTCATCCATATTATCAACATCTTGAACTAATGCAACCTTTTCTAAGAATGCACTTAGAGATTTATCTTCTTCATTACTCTTTTCAAAATCAACTGCTGCTGAAACTAATTCTTTTAAGTTTTCAACTCTACTTTGATCTTCTGGCTCTTTAGAATCTTTAAGTTCTTTCATATATCCACTTTTATCTAAGATATATTCTATAAGCATTGATACAGGTATCTGCTCAGACATATCCATTAGGTTCTCCATAAGATCTGTAAACTTTCTTATTGAAGATATATTTCTAGGTGATAAAGTTGATATATTTTCACAGTCTAGTAGAGAGTTATAAAGACTATCATCATATTCATTTGCAAAATCCATAACTTTCGATACAGTTGCATCACCTATATTTCTCTTAGGTACATTTACTATTCTTCTAAGACTTATTGAATCAGCTGGATTGTTTATCACTTTGAGATAACCCATTATGTCCTTAATTTCTTTTCTATCGTAGAATTTAAGTCCTCCAATTATTCTGTACGGAATATCTCTTTTAATAAAGCAATCTTCAAATATACGTGATTGAGCATTTGTTCTATACAGAATAGCAAAGTCTTTATATGTTAAGTCCTTCTCTTCCATAAACTTCTTTATTTCTGACGCTATAAATTGCGCTTCATCATTATCAGAAAAGGCTCTGTAAATTCTAATTTTTTCTCCATTTTCCGCTTCTGTTCTAAGTACTTTTGACTTTCTATTGCTGTTGAACTTAATAACATTGTTTGCAGCATCTAATATATTAGCTTTTGATCTATAGTTTTGCTCTAGTTTTACAACCTTAGCACCTGGATAATCCTTTTCGAAGTCTAGTATATTTCTTATATCTGCACCTCTCCAAGCATAAATACACTGGTCATCATCACCAACTACACAGATATTTTTATGCTTCGAAGCTAGAAGTTTCACAAACTCATACTGACATCTATTAGTATCCTGATACTCATCTATCATCACATATTTAAACTTATTTTGATAAAAATCAAGTACTTCAGGATTGTTTTGAAATAACTCAACAGTTTTAAAAATCAAATCATCGAAATCTAAGGCATTGTTGTCTTTTAGCCTTTTTTGGTACATTATATATAAATCTGCAATTTTATTTCCTCGGAAATCACTCTCATATTGTCTTTTATATTGAGT
Proteins encoded in this region:
- the pcrA gene encoding DNA helicase PcrA, which produces MDLKNLLNKEQYEAATTVDGQLLILAGAGSGKTRVLTYRIAYMLEERAIQPYNILAITFTNKAAQEMRERVKSLIGDRADSMWISTFHSSCVKILRREIEKLGYKKDFTIYDSYDQKALVKECIKQLNINDKDITEQEIISKIGKAKDNLITPTQYKRQYESDFRGNKIADLYIMYQKRLKDNNALDFDDLIFKTVELFQNNPEVLDFYQNKFKYVMIDEYQDTNRCQYEFVKLLASKHKNICVVGDDDQCIYAWRGADIRNILDFEKDYPGAKVVKLEQNYRSKANILDAANNVIKFNSNRKSKVLRTEAENGEKIRIYRAFSDNDEAQFIASEIKKFMEEKDLTYKDFAILYRTNAQSRIFEDCFIKRDIPYRIIGGLKFYDRKEIKDIMGYLKVINNPADSISLRRIVNVPKRNIGDATVSKVMDFANEYDDSLYNSLLDCENISTLSPRNISSIRKFTDLMENLMDMSEQIPVSMLIEYILDKSGYMKELKDSKEPEDQSRVENLKELVSAAVDFEKSNEEDKSLSAFLEKVALVQDVDNMDENADTLVMMTVHSAKGLEFPVVFMVGMENGIFPGTASFDSESEMEESRRLCYVGITRARNVLYMTSAEVRKVFGRTVAYPQSDFIAEIPKELKDFVKGNTSAGLSTRSSMMASSSYGGRDFNRNPHSLRSDYNNNYSSNRGGSKETMLDAARKLKETLDSSSGGVLTKNEATMGRKIRHPKFGVGTIIKTINEGDDLKLTIAFDSQGIKTLLLSFAPLELL
- the ligA gene encoding NAD-dependent DNA ligase LigA, which gives rise to MDKIKRIDELVEELNRYAYEYYTLSNPSVSDKDYDKKYDELVTLEKETSYILPYSPSQRVGDTALAEFSKYTHKARLWSLDKAQTVEELREWHNRNIKFIDDYNRTHEDKLPAIRYIVTKKFDGLTINCTYDSNGVLIKAATRGTGEIGEDVTAQTKTIKSLPLKISCNDVLEIHGEAIMTKEAFDKYNQVSEVPLKNLRNGAAGALRNLNIKETAKRNLSAFFYDVGYKEGNPFKTYKEMMSFIKEKGFPMDDYMKVCHNMEEIENEIEYIKNIRFELNYDIDGAVVAIDDMRTRELLGYTIKFPKWAIAFKFEAQEATTKLLDVEWNVGRSGRVSPTALLEPVELAGVTVKRATLNNMDDVRRKGVRIGAEVFVRRSNDVIPEIMGVAGELNEDTEEIVPPTTCPACGSHIVLNGAHYFCDNTLSCKPQMVKTIVHYASREAMNIEGFSEKTAEQLFEKLDIKSITDLYKLEKESLLTLEKFGDKKAQNLLNAVEKSKDCQLHSFIYALGIPNVGVKTAKDLVKRFKNIENIEKATYEELIGVSDIGGIVAKSIIDFFSEEKVITTINELLTLGVKPKFEESEVKENPFEGKTVVVTGSLASYSRTEIKDKLESLGAKVSGSVSKKTDYVIVGEDAGSKYTKALELGLTILSEDDFNSLIGG
- a CDS encoding peptide ABC transporter substrate-binding protein; the encoded protein is MKRKLSKLLILIIVVVTLQGCTNIIPKNNNITDSNSITYAVEKFPDSINITNKLSLRDKDFIYSIFDGLVSENENGDIVPDLAESYSVSKDGLEYIFKLRNNIYWSNGNRITADDFLKFFKSITSNKNKDEYVSELYNVYGVKDYHEGKGTFEKNVAISKEDGNVIKFRMNVRDDSFLKKLSEGYFKLRELDDNLDNYKEKFSSIKYSGAYAIKNVNEDKEIELDLNEKYWNKKSTNAKKIILKVFTGAELALADFESKKDVDIILNIPNSEISRLSSKNLVEIFPNDTMKVIEFNPDTKNNKTNLSMRRALEKSILNTITGNSLVKEDRFQLALGELERKALKSNESIVSSTIADDSKNLDSIKEQVSNLLSKSSYEGDVLRLVCLKSDENKSICEFISKNLKDIYNITVKYNLLDKDQLKKAVSTGDYELLLEDITSSSDTYGQLVNKWIANNKGKTIDNKDINDMISTNTLKKDETVDSKNKSLVKLLRDNNYIVPLLFNNLICVKSDKVKSITFSKDGILNLNQLEVNSGD